A window of the Bacillus solimangrovi genome harbors these coding sequences:
- a CDS encoding DUF3298 and DUF4163 domain-containing protein has protein sequence MERKFEELKKEYQEIPIPDELDFVVKKALKQKTKKPIKKILISGLTAAVLLVVGGINTSPQIANAMSKVPVVGSLIDVLTIREFTIDEDERIANIEVPAVENLEDKTLENSLNSKYLEEAKQRYDEFNEEWENRQANEAQTSIVNSSYEIKADNDQILSIERVFETTLSSGSSKIEKKYDTIDKQNQILITLPLLFKDDRYIDVITENIKEQMVKQMETNPDQYSYFYEYYLDDPNYNPIAEFDLNEKFHINNDGKLVISFDEYEVGPGAMGPVEFVIPTEVLSDILVSETYIH, from the coding sequence ATGGAACGTAAATTTGAAGAACTAAAAAAAGAATATCAAGAGATACCGATTCCAGATGAACTTGACTTTGTTGTGAAGAAAGCTTTAAAACAAAAAACAAAGAAACCAATTAAGAAAATATTGATTTCAGGACTAACTGCAGCAGTCTTACTTGTAGTAGGAGGCATTAACACTAGTCCTCAAATCGCAAATGCAATGTCAAAAGTTCCTGTCGTTGGATCATTAATTGACGTGTTGACCATTAGAGAATTTACGATTGACGAAGATGAACGGATTGCAAATATCGAAGTGCCAGCTGTTGAAAACCTTGAAGATAAAACATTAGAAAACAGTTTGAATAGTAAATACCTTGAAGAAGCAAAACAACGCTACGATGAATTCAATGAAGAGTGGGAAAATAGACAAGCGAATGAAGCACAAACATCTATTGTAAATAGTAGCTATGAAATAAAAGCTGATAACGATCAGATCTTATCAATTGAGCGTGTTTTCGAAACGACACTCTCATCAGGCTCTTCAAAAATTGAAAAGAAATACGATACGATCGACAAACAAAACCAAATTCTGATCACATTACCACTTCTATTTAAAGATGATCGTTATATTGACGTTATAACTGAAAATATTAAAGAGCAAATGGTCAAACAGATGGAAACAAATCCTGATCAATACTCATATTTTTACGAATATTACCTTGATGATCCGAACTACAATCCTATAGCAGAATTTGATTTGAATGAAAAATTCCACATTAATAATGATGGAAAATTAGTTATCTCGTTTGATGAGTATGAAGTAGGACCAGGAGCGATGGGACCAGTAGAATTTGTTATCCCAACTGAAGTATTAAGTGACATTTTAGTAAGTGAAACATATATTCATTAA
- a CDS encoding RNA polymerase sigma factor has protein sequence MFKNKNENVIKEFVIENKEHLYRFAYSYVKNSEDALDIVQDSIHKALKKQDSLHDPKTVKSWVYRIVVNTALDFLRTRKKVQLSDNETLEFLIPGKPDVYSNLDLKKALTELSAEDQTLITLRFFEDLKITEIAEILDMNVNTTKTRLYKILDILKKKLADSTGGM, from the coding sequence ATGTTTAAAAACAAAAATGAAAATGTAATTAAAGAATTTGTAATTGAAAATAAAGAACATCTCTATCGGTTTGCATATAGCTATGTAAAAAATTCCGAAGATGCACTTGATATCGTACAAGATTCAATTCATAAAGCGCTTAAGAAACAAGATTCACTTCATGATCCGAAAACAGTGAAAAGCTGGGTCTATCGCATTGTTGTCAATACTGCTCTTGATTTTCTAAGAACTAGAAAAAAGGTGCAGTTGTCTGACAATGAAACACTCGAATTTCTTATACCTGGCAAGCCTGATGTGTATTCTAATCTCGATTTAAAAAAGGCTCTAACTGAATTATCTGCTGAAGACCAAACACTCATTACATTAAGGTTCTTTGAGGATTTAAAGATAACAGAGATTGCAGAAATATTAGATATGAACGTCAATACAACGAAGACTCGGCTATATAAAATATTAGACATTTTAAAGAAAAAACTAGCTGATTCTACAGGAGGCATGTAA
- a CDS encoding response regulator transcription factor — MPRILIVEDEKSLARFIELELQYEGFDTQVVTDGREGLTLALNEEWDLLLLDLMLPNLNGIEICRRVRASKDTPIIMLTARDSVIDRISGLDSGADDYLAKPFEIGELLARIRSLFRRINRNDESEKNNQLSFRDLFIDQDAYIVTRAGNIIQLTKREYELLIIFMKNINRVLTREMLLDLVWGYESIVETNVVDVYVRYLRNKLDPDSSSRYIETVRGIGYVMRQ; from the coding sequence ATGCCACGTATATTAATTGTCGAAGATGAAAAAAGCTTGGCCCGATTTATTGAATTAGAACTGCAATATGAGGGATTTGACACACAGGTTGTTACAGATGGTAGAGAGGGTTTGACACTTGCGTTAAATGAAGAATGGGATTTACTATTACTTGACTTAATGTTACCAAATCTTAATGGGATTGAAATTTGTCGTAGGGTTCGCGCAAGTAAAGATACACCGATTATTATGTTAACAGCTCGTGACAGTGTAATTGATCGAATTTCTGGACTTGATAGCGGTGCTGATGATTATTTAGCAAAACCTTTTGAGATTGGTGAATTATTAGCCCGTATTCGATCTTTGTTTAGACGTATTAATAGAAACGATGAAAGTGAAAAAAATAATCAACTTTCTTTTCGAGATTTGTTTATAGACCAAGATGCATATATCGTTACACGAGCAGGCAATATTATTCAGTTAACGAAACGGGAATATGAATTATTAATTATCTTTATGAAGAATATTAATCGTGTGTTAACGAGAGAAATGTTACTCGATCTAGTTTGGGGATATGAATCTATTGTAGAAACAAATGTAGTTGATGTGTACGTTCGTTACCTACGTAATAAGTTAGATCCAGATTCTTCATCTCGTTATATTGAAACGGTTAGAGGAATAGGTTATGTGATGAGACAATGA
- a CDS encoding sensor histidine kinase: protein MKGVKWLISKQNSLSLKYKLLLWSSLCMFIFFLLFNRILFEVILYEFKEQQQEEMAKKAQTVSTLFSINDDEDKVNKWLTDMVINGERIRIIDSSNMVHYEASSLYNTNVPDAVFKKDSSFRKIKTNDYVLYVYRTPITTNNFTGTIEVSWNMKVIMHDIIESMQRVLFWGGTAAAIVSGLVGFILSRQLLLPLREMVRTMNNILQKGLNERMPLYQTKDEIGHLTNMFNEMMDEVEDSFNQQKQFIEDASHELRTPVTILEGHFNLLNRWGKDNPEILEESLRTSMQEVKRMKQLVTSLLELTKTDVEEKTFPKEIINPYDRLKQLIEDFNPMYPNIAFFLHEDDKDVAILIDGQQFDQIFRILVDNALKYSKSEEIILNISKVNEHILLSVIDKGIGISPEHLQNLFNRFYRVDQSRSREEGGSGLGLSIARNLVKKYKGTIEIQSEVGEGTVVTISFPAVYIS, encoded by the coding sequence ATGAAAGGTGTAAAATGGTTAATAAGTAAACAGAATTCATTGTCTTTAAAATATAAATTATTGTTGTGGTCATCACTCTGTATGTTCATCTTCTTTTTATTATTTAATCGAATATTATTTGAAGTAATTTTATATGAGTTTAAGGAACAGCAGCAAGAAGAAATGGCTAAGAAGGCACAAACTGTAAGTACTCTTTTTTCAATCAATGATGATGAGGATAAAGTAAATAAATGGTTAACCGATATGGTGATTAACGGTGAGCGTATTAGAATTATTGATTCAAGCAACATGGTACACTATGAAGCATCCTCTCTATATAACACAAATGTTCCAGACGCTGTTTTTAAGAAGGATTCTTCCTTTCGTAAAATAAAAACGAATGATTACGTGCTTTATGTCTATCGTACACCTATTACCACAAATAACTTTACAGGAACAATAGAAGTTTCTTGGAATATGAAAGTAATCATGCATGATATTATTGAGTCGATGCAACGAGTTTTGTTTTGGGGAGGTACAGCTGCAGCAATTGTAAGTGGCCTTGTTGGCTTTATTCTTTCAAGACAACTACTTTTGCCTTTAAGAGAGATGGTTCGTACAATGAACAACATTTTACAAAAAGGACTTAATGAACGGATGCCACTGTATCAAACGAAAGATGAGATTGGGCACCTTACTAACATGTTTAATGAAATGATGGATGAGGTTGAAGATTCATTTAATCAACAAAAGCAATTCATTGAAGATGCTTCACATGAGCTTCGCACTCCTGTAACAATTCTAGAAGGACATTTCAACTTACTAAATCGCTGGGGGAAAGATAATCCAGAAATTTTAGAAGAGTCATTAAGAACTTCTATGCAAGAAGTTAAGCGAATGAAACAGCTAGTGACTTCTTTATTAGAACTTACTAAAACAGACGTAGAAGAGAAAACGTTCCCTAAGGAAATTATCAATCCCTATGATAGATTAAAACAACTTATTGAAGATTTTAATCCTATGTACCCTAATATTGCTTTTTTTCTTCATGAAGATGATAAAGACGTTGCAATTTTAATTGATGGACAACAATTTGATCAAATCTTCCGTATTCTTGTGGATAATGCACTGAAATATTCAAAAAGTGAAGAGATTATTCTTAATATATCAAAGGTTAATGAGCATATTCTCCTTTCTGTTATAGATAAAGGTATCGGAATTTCTCCTGAACATTTGCAGAACTTATTTAACCGCTTTTATCGTGTTGACCAATCACGAAGTAGGGAAGAGGGAGGCAGCGGTCTCGGCTTATCTATTGCAAGAAATTTAGTTAAAAAATATAAAGGTACTATAGAAATTCAAAGTGAAGTTGGAGAAGGAACTGTTGTTACAATTTCATTTCCAGCCGTCTATATTAGCTAA
- the speD gene encoding adenosylmethionine decarboxylase: protein MELTPKQLIELHGFNNLTKSLSFNMYDICYTKTREEREAYLTYIDEQYNAERLTKILSKVTEIIGAHILNIAQQDFEPQGASVTLLVSEVPVDESPNEAFEESPGPIPSSVVAQLDKSHITVHTYPEYHPDDGISTFRADIDVSTCGEISPLKALNYLIHSFETDVMTIDYRVRGFTRDVSGYKLFIDHEINSIQNYIPNGVKQYYDMIDVNVYQENIFHTKCKLNQFDLDHYLFGYKKSTLSDSEQVEIEEKLRAEMDEIFYGKNMYGKEMASKN, encoded by the coding sequence ATGGAACTAACACCTAAACAACTTATCGAATTACATGGATTTAATAACCTTACAAAGTCTTTAAGCTTCAATATGTATGACATATGTTATACAAAAACGAGGGAAGAGCGTGAAGCCTATCTTACTTATATTGATGAGCAATACAATGCGGAGAGATTAACGAAAATTTTATCTAAAGTAACAGAAATTATTGGGGCACATATTTTGAACATTGCTCAGCAAGATTTTGAACCACAAGGAGCAAGTGTGACGCTTCTTGTATCTGAAGTACCTGTAGATGAATCTCCGAATGAAGCATTTGAAGAGTCTCCAGGACCTATACCAAGTTCAGTTGTAGCACAGTTGGATAAGAGTCATATCACGGTGCACACTTATCCAGAATATCATCCAGATGATGGAATAAGTACGTTCCGAGCTGATATTGACGTATCAACATGTGGAGAGATTTCGCCACTTAAGGCATTGAATTATTTAATCCATTCGTTTGAAACAGATGTCATGACAATCGATTATCGTGTACGTGGTTTCACTCGTGATGTGAGTGGTTATAAGCTGTTCATCGATCATGAAATTAACTCGATCCAAAATTACATACCTAACGGAGTGAAGCAATACTATGACATGATCGATGTGAACGTTTATCAAGAGAATATCTTTCACACAAAGTGTAAGTTAAATCAATTTGACTTAGATCATTACTTATTTGGTTATAAGAAAAGTACATTATCTGACAGTGAACAGGTCGAAATCGAAGAGAAGTTGAGAGCGGAGATGGACGAAATATTTTACGGTAAGAACATGTATGGTAAGGAAATGGCGTCCAAAAATTGA
- a CDS encoding response regulator, producing MWEKEHYLKDIEKSLVNAHQNILKMPRVFYSNKKNTTELYHIIQRLKNSSAVFQEKEIHEVTLYLLRKFVKDDSNFILKLGQEKAVFQGIYTLLNMLGKHNIQPRHTLLKDNDSNLKMVVIDNDDPFLQTIREEVVSDGEECHCYSDVISIQELISIDPDVIVVNMLLPNKEGFQFIERVREHKLTKSIPIIAITHSSEEAHYEAIISSSVDNYLRKPFSSSLLVNCAHFLVKQLTWRKHKLGNMIQEHQLEMTQLIHKEWMRFVRFHSEFCLIYLNFEIHGTETVDNYLYQVYEEIRQTLRKYDDVKMWNNHSMVILLPQTNLQNGNLVSRRIMNVLQTMSLGEALQSQIRIGVMESELSLKSEQSMIERFEEKLLKKTTPFGLHVFPLLTLGLEEIVDNSGRKKVLIVDDDLITTSLIQNHLSDEEWEVEICTNVKRAIELAVTFKPDFIISELKMSDLDGYFFCHQIRQFPQLKDTDFYFLTYQTLPQHMVRAYEVGADEYMTKPFSVHVLAAKMRNAQIERL from the coding sequence ATGTGGGAGAAAGAACACTATCTTAAAGATATTGAAAAATCATTAGTGAATGCTCATCAAAACATCTTAAAAATGCCTAGAGTATTTTACTCAAATAAAAAAAATACGACAGAACTATATCACATTATCCAAAGATTAAAAAACTCTAGTGCTGTGTTTCAAGAAAAAGAAATTCATGAAGTTACATTGTATTTATTAAGAAAATTTGTTAAAGATGATTCTAATTTTATTTTGAAATTAGGTCAAGAAAAGGCAGTTTTCCAAGGAATCTACACTCTTTTAAATATGTTAGGGAAGCATAATATACAACCAAGGCATACATTATTAAAAGACAATGACAGTAACTTGAAAATGGTTGTTATTGATAATGATGATCCATTTCTACAGACTATTCGTGAAGAGGTAGTGAGTGATGGTGAGGAATGTCATTGTTATAGTGATGTTATTTCTATTCAAGAACTTATTTCTATAGATCCCGACGTAATCGTTGTCAATATGTTGTTGCCTAATAAAGAGGGATTTCAATTTATTGAACGAGTTAGAGAGCACAAACTAACAAAAAGTATACCGATTATCGCAATCACTCACTCATCAGAAGAAGCACATTATGAAGCAATAATTAGTAGTAGTGTAGATAATTATTTGAGAAAGCCTTTTTCAAGTTCATTATTAGTGAACTGTGCACACTTTTTAGTAAAGCAATTAACGTGGCGAAAGCATAAATTAGGGAACATGATTCAAGAACATCAGTTAGAAATGACTCAACTTATACACAAAGAATGGATGCGTTTTGTTCGATTTCATTCAGAATTTTGTCTTATCTATCTTAACTTCGAGATTCATGGGACTGAAACAGTTGATAATTATCTATATCAAGTATATGAAGAGATAAGACAAACATTAAGAAAGTATGATGACGTGAAAATGTGGAATAATCATTCAATGGTGATTTTATTACCGCAAACAAATTTGCAAAATGGTAACCTTGTCTCACGAAGAATAATGAATGTATTACAAACAATGTCACTTGGTGAGGCTTTACAATCTCAAATAAGAATAGGTGTGATGGAGAGTGAGCTCTCATTAAAAAGTGAGCAAAGTATGATAGAGAGGTTTGAGGAGAAGTTATTGAAGAAAACAACTCCATTTGGATTACATGTGTTTCCATTGTTAACTTTAGGTTTAGAAGAAATAGTGGATAACAGTGGAAGAAAAAAAGTACTTATTGTAGATGATGATTTAATCACAACATCTCTAATTCAAAACCACCTTTCAGATGAGGAATGGGAAGTGGAAATATGTACAAATGTAAAGCGGGCTATTGAGTTAGCGGTTACATTTAAACCAGACTTTATTATAAGTGAGTTGAAGATGAGTGACTTAGATGGTTATTTCTTCTGTCATCAGATACGGCAATTTCCTCAACTAAAGGATACAGATTTCTACTTCTTAACATATCAAACATTGCCTCAGCATATGGTTCGTGCTTATGAAGTTGGTGCAGATGAGTATATGACTAAACCATTTTCAGTTCATGTGTTAGCAGCTAAGATGAGGAATGCACAAATAGAAAGGTTGTAG
- a CDS encoding HEAT repeat domain-containing protein yields the protein MSSVKWKRDIVKQIVLDIVDVINSDEELKRLNEVANYIGIIDEIDTMLQDKRWWIVAGGILKAGRMQQKKFIPIIKECMYADKFDLVHLSAKALCQMGESTHVVDYLIKNEQHLSKKVIVNLGDMLSHKTTDDKQVKCIVENFNNVSPKLQSLFIEVLGKRKVASQLPLITSLLNDENKELRLKALRSIGNIGITLVDESVFKLLSSDDWQERVLAIFVIRNCKLERAIPILVEESLQDMNWWVRVRSAQALASFGELGHKKLEWASQFHEDAYARDIAKKTLQEISMIPG from the coding sequence ATGTCGAGTGTAAAGTGGAAACGAGATATTGTAAAACAAATAGTGCTCGATATTGTTGATGTAATCAATAGTGATGAAGAATTAAAACGATTAAATGAGGTTGCAAATTATATAGGAATTATCGATGAGATAGATACTATGCTGCAAGACAAAAGGTGGTGGATAGTTGCAGGTGGAATTTTGAAAGCAGGAAGGATGCAGCAAAAGAAGTTCATACCAATCATTAAAGAGTGTATGTATGCAGACAAATTTGATTTGGTACATTTGTCAGCAAAGGCATTATGTCAAATGGGGGAATCAACTCATGTTGTTGATTACCTTATCAAAAATGAACAACATTTGAGTAAAAAAGTGATTGTTAACTTAGGAGATATGTTAAGTCATAAGACAACTGATGATAAACAAGTTAAGTGTATTGTAGAGAATTTCAACAATGTTTCACCTAAGTTGCAAAGTCTTTTTATAGAGGTATTAGGAAAGAGAAAAGTTGCTTCTCAACTTCCTCTAATTACATCTCTTCTAAATGATGAAAATAAAGAATTACGATTGAAAGCATTGCGGTCGATCGGAAATATTGGCATCACATTAGTCGATGAATCAGTATTTAAATTGTTGTCATCGGATGATTGGCAAGAACGAGTGTTAGCAATTTTCGTTATCCGAAACTGTAAGCTTGAACGAGCAATTCCAATACTAGTTGAAGAGTCCCTTCAGGATATGAACTGGTGGGTACGTGTAAGGTCTGCACAAGCCTTAGCTTCTTTCGGAGAGTTAGGGCATAAGAAATTGGAGTGGGCAAGTCAGTTTCATGAAGATGCATATGCTAGAGATATAGCCAAAAAAACACTTCAAGAAATAAGTATGATTCCTGGGTGA